One window of the Syngnathoides biaculeatus isolate LvHL_M chromosome 11, ASM1980259v1, whole genome shotgun sequence genome contains the following:
- the LOC133508820 gene encoding C-terminal-binding protein 1, whose product MGSSHLLNKGMPLGIRPPIMNGPMHPRPLVALLDGRDCTVEMPVLKDVATVAFCDAQSTQEIHEKVLNEAVGALMYHTITLMREDLEKFKALRIIVRIGSGYDNIDIKSAGELGIAVCNMPAASVEETADSTLCHILTLYRRTTWLHQALREGTRVQSVEQIREVASGAARIRGETLGLIGLGRVGQAVALRAKAFGFNVIFYDPYLADGVERSLGLQRVTTLQDLLFHSDCVSLHCSLNEHNHHLINDFTIKQMRQGAFLVNTARGGLVDEKALAQALKDGRIRGAALDVHETEPFSFSLGPLKDAPNLICTPHAAWYSEQASLEMREEAAREIRRAITGRIPDSLKNCVNKEFLTQNNHWTGVEPANVHPELNGAYRYPPGVVSMTAGGLPPPVEGVVPSAVPLAHPLPPAIAHPPHTPSPGHNTVKPPEGDREQHPNEQL is encoded by the exons GCATCAGGCCGCCCATCATGAACGGACCCATGCACCCGCGCCCCCTGGTGGCGCTACTGGACGGGCGCGACTGCACCGTGGAGATGCCCGTCCTGAAGGACGTGGCCACCGTGGCCTTCTGTGACGCCCAGTCCACACAGGAAATCCACGAGAAG GTACTGAATGAAGCCGTGGGAGCGTTGATGTATCACACCATCACTCTGATGAGAGAAGACCTGGAGAAGTTCAAAGCGCTCCGAATCATCGTTCGCATCGGCAGCGGCTACGATAACATTGACATCAAATCTGCTGGTGAACTTG GAATCGCAGTTTGTAACATGCCAGCTGCCTCAGTGGAGGAGACGGCCGACTCCACGCTGTGTCACATCCTCACCTTGTACCGCCGCACTACGTGGCTGCATCag GCTCTCCGCGAGGGCACACGGGTCCAGAGCGTGGAGCAGATCCGAGAGGTGGCTTCGGGAGCGGCGAGGATCCGAGGGGAGACGCTGGGACTCATTGGACTGG gtcgAGTGGGCCAAGCCGTAGCCCTGAGAGCAAAAGCGTTCGGCTTCAACGTGATTTTCTACGATCCCTATTTGGCGGACGGCGTGGAAAGATCCTTGGGCCTTCAAAGGGTCACCACGCTACAG GATCTCCTCTTCCACTCCGACTGCGTGTCGCTGCACTGCAGCCTGAACGAACACAACCACCACCTCATCAACGACTTCACCATCAAGCAG ATGCGTCAGGGGGCCTTTCTGGTCAACACAGCCAGGGGGGGTCTGGTGGACGAGAAGGCCCTGGCCCAGGCTCTGAAAGACGGGAGGATACGGGGCGCCGCCCTGGATGTTCACGAGACGGAACCTTTCAG TTTCAGTCTGGGGCCACTGAAGGACGCCCCCAACCTGATCTGCACGCCTCACGCCGCCTGGTACAGCGAACAGGCCTCGTTGGAGATGCGTGAGGAGGCGGCCAGGGAGATTCGAAGAGCCATCACAG GTCGGATTCCAGACAGTCTGAAGAACTGCGTCAACAAAGAGTTCCTGACTCAGAACAATCACTGGACGGGGGTTGAACCAGCCAACGTTCACCCAGAGCTCAACGGAGCCTACAG GTACCCGCCCGGCGTGGTGAGCATGACCGCCGGCGGCCTCCCGCCGCCCGTGGAGGGCGTCGTGCCCAGCGCGGTGCCCCTCGCGCACCCCCTCCCGCCGGCCATCGCGCATCCCCCGCACACCCCGTCGCCCGGACACAACACGGTCAAGCCGCCAGAGGGCGACAGAGAACAACATCCAAACGAGCagctgtag